Proteins from a single region of Blastocatellia bacterium:
- the purH gene encoding bifunctional phosphoribosylaminoimidazolecarboxamide formyltransferase/IMP cyclohydrolase, with the protein METKIRTALISVFDKTGIVEFAHALTQWDVTIISTGGTARLLRDNGIAAKDVSDITGFPEMLDGRVKTLHPRIHGGILAIRHNQTHQQEVNKHQLTLIDMVVVNLYPFQQTAIKPAVTPEEIIENIDIGGPTMIRAAAKNFRDVAVVVDPTDYEMLIKQMQSMRGGLSLETRFMLARKAFAHTASYDAAIADFFENRFSTDDQQLHIASEPIMPRRCTVTLRKRQDLRYGENPHQQAALYEFAGDAPGVAQAEQLQGKELSFNNLLDLDAAWNLVSEFDEPACVIIKHTNPCGAATAHSLLQAYQQANATDPVSAFGGILAFNRTVDGETARELSKVFVEAVIAPDFDEAARQLLAAKKNVRIMRMHNHAARAGYDCKKITGGLLLQSRDADPLRQEDWKVATKRQPTHEELSALQFAWKVCKHVKSNAIVFARPGQLVGVGAGQMSRIDSVKIAAMKARLPLAGTVVASDAFFPFRDGVDEIAQHGATAVIQPGGSVRDQEVIAAADEHGLAMVLTGMRHFRH; encoded by the coding sequence ATGGAGACAAAAATAAGAACAGCGCTCATCAGCGTCTTCGATAAAACGGGCATCGTCGAATTTGCTCACGCTCTGACTCAATGGGATGTGACGATCATCTCCACCGGTGGGACAGCGCGCCTGTTGCGAGACAATGGCATCGCTGCCAAAGATGTATCCGACATCACAGGATTTCCTGAAATGCTCGATGGCCGTGTCAAAACCTTGCACCCACGCATTCACGGTGGAATCCTTGCGATCCGCCATAACCAAACCCATCAACAGGAAGTCAACAAGCATCAGCTTACGTTGATTGACATGGTCGTCGTCAATCTTTATCCGTTTCAACAAACAGCGATCAAGCCAGCGGTCACACCTGAAGAGATTATCGAGAACATAGACATCGGCGGGCCAACCATGATTCGCGCCGCAGCCAAGAATTTTCGCGATGTCGCCGTCGTCGTTGATCCAACCGATTACGAGATGTTGATCAAGCAGATGCAGTCAATGCGCGGAGGCCTCAGCCTGGAGACACGATTCATGCTCGCTCGCAAAGCCTTCGCCCACACGGCGAGTTATGACGCGGCCATCGCCGATTTCTTCGAGAACCGATTCTCAACTGACGACCAACAACTGCATATCGCATCCGAACCGATCATGCCGAGACGGTGCACAGTGACACTGCGCAAGCGACAAGATTTGCGCTATGGAGAAAATCCCCATCAGCAAGCGGCGCTCTACGAGTTCGCTGGCGACGCGCCTGGGGTGGCGCAGGCCGAACAACTCCAAGGCAAAGAACTATCGTTCAACAATCTCTTAGACCTCGATGCTGCGTGGAATCTAGTCAGCGAATTTGATGAGCCGGCGTGCGTGATTATCAAACATACGAACCCATGCGGCGCGGCGACAGCTCATTCCCTGCTCCAGGCCTATCAACAGGCGAACGCCACCGATCCTGTCTCGGCCTTCGGTGGCATCCTTGCATTCAATCGCACAGTTGATGGTGAAACAGCTCGCGAGCTGAGCAAGGTCTTCGTTGAAGCTGTCATTGCGCCTGATTTTGACGAGGCGGCCCGGCAGCTTCTAGCGGCAAAAAAGAATGTGCGCATCATGCGCATGCACAATCACGCGGCACGTGCCGGGTACGACTGCAAGAAGATCACCGGCGGCCTCCTGCTTCAATCGCGCGACGCAGACCCACTGCGTCAGGAGGATTGGAAAGTGGCGACAAAACGGCAGCCAACACATGAAGAATTGAGTGCGTTGCAGTTTGCTTGGAAGGTGTGCAAACACGTCAAATCGAACGCTATTGTGTTTGCCCGTCCCGGTCAGCTCGTTGGTGTCGGCGCTGGCCAGATGAGCCGGATTGATTCGGTCAAAATCGCTGCCATGAAGGCTCGTTTGCCGCTGGCCGGAACGGTGGTCGCCTCCGATGCCTTCTTCCCGTTTCGTGATGGCGTTGATGAAATTGCTCAACACGGCGCGACGGCAGTGATCCAACCTGGTGGATCAGTGCGCGACCAGGAAGTGATCGCGGCGGCTGACGAACATGGCCTGGCAATGGTGCTGACTGGCATGCGCCACTTCCGGCATTAA
- the aroF gene encoding 3-deoxy-7-phosphoheptulonate synthase, producing the protein MGLNLKLVLRETKHQRTLVTVGPTTIGGEKFVIMAGPCAVESREMLLEIADRLHHLGVTILRGGAYKPRTSPYSFQGLREEGLKILAEARARTGMPVITEVLTVDHVPIVAEYADILQIGARNMQNFELLKACGEVRKPVMLKRGLAATMEEFLGAAEYILAGGNDQVILCERGIRTFSDHSRFTLDLSLIPVIKEKTHLPIIVDPSHGMGNRKFVAPMALAGIAAGADGLMVEVHPNPEQALSDGPQSLYFEQLEKLIRDLEVISPVVGRQLDLSYKIPAAVTWTATKPLKVAYQGEPGAFSERAVYQYFGETAVPQSQLSFRDVFQGVQDRTCDYGVIPIENSLSGSIHENYDLLLEYDVAIIGEFKMRIVHNLIGHEETTLQDIRRVYAHPQSVAQCRVFLSQHPDWEIIQVYDTAGSVKYITEQERRDVAAIASAQAAEKLGMAILKEGIESDPQNYTRFLVISPDHSITEKANKTSLIYSVSNKPGALLSTLQKFAEHNVNLVKLESRPRPGRPWEYMFYVDLEGSLADENVQQALEQLRGMTEFIKILGSYPASA; encoded by the coding sequence ATGGGATTGAATTTGAAGCTTGTCTTACGAGAAACGAAACACCAACGGACGCTTGTGACCGTTGGCCCGACGACGATTGGTGGAGAGAAGTTCGTTATCATGGCTGGTCCGTGCGCTGTTGAGAGTCGAGAGATGTTGTTGGAGATTGCCGACCGTCTCCATCATCTGGGTGTGACGATTCTGCGGGGTGGCGCCTATAAACCGCGCACCTCACCTTATAGCTTCCAAGGGTTGCGCGAAGAAGGCTTGAAGATTCTGGCCGAAGCGCGGGCGCGCACCGGCATGCCAGTCATTACCGAAGTGCTCACCGTTGATCACGTGCCGATTGTGGCTGAATATGCCGACATTTTGCAGATCGGCGCGCGCAACATGCAGAACTTTGAGCTCCTGAAAGCGTGTGGCGAAGTGCGCAAGCCGGTCATGCTCAAGCGCGGGTTGGCTGCTACGATGGAAGAGTTTCTTGGCGCAGCCGAATACATCTTGGCCGGCGGCAATGACCAGGTCATTTTGTGCGAGCGGGGGATTCGCACTTTTTCCGACCATTCACGATTTACGCTTGACTTGAGCTTGATTCCGGTGATCAAGGAAAAAACGCACTTGCCGATCATTGTTGATCCGAGTCACGGCATGGGGAATCGTAAATTTGTGGCGCCGATGGCCCTGGCCGGAATTGCTGCTGGCGCCGATGGCTTGATGGTCGAGGTGCACCCGAATCCAGAGCAGGCACTCTCGGATGGACCGCAGAGCCTCTACTTCGAGCAGTTGGAGAAATTGATCCGTGATTTGGAAGTCATCTCGCCAGTGGTCGGACGCCAGCTTGATTTATCCTACAAGATTCCAGCGGCCGTTACCTGGACAGCGACCAAGCCGCTCAAAGTCGCCTATCAAGGCGAGCCGGGCGCGTTCAGCGAGCGCGCTGTCTATCAATATTTCGGCGAAACGGCCGTGCCGCAATCGCAACTCTCGTTTCGGGACGTGTTCCAAGGCGTGCAGGATCGTACGTGCGATTACGGCGTGATCCCAATTGAGAATTCGCTCTCCGGCAGCATTCACGAGAACTATGACCTGCTATTAGAGTATGACGTGGCGATCATCGGTGAGTTCAAGATGCGCATTGTTCACAACCTGATTGGACATGAGGAAACGACACTGCAGGATATTCGCCGCGTCTATGCTCACCCGCAGTCAGTGGCTCAATGCCGGGTCTTTCTCTCGCAGCATCCCGACTGGGAGATTATTCAGGTCTATGACACCGCAGGAAGCGTCAAGTACATCACCGAGCAAGAACGACGCGATGTGGCGGCCATTGCCAGCGCACAAGCGGCCGAGAAGCTCGGCATGGCCATCTTGAAAGAGGGCATTGAATCAGACCCGCAAAACTACACGCGGTTTCTGGTGATTTCGCCGGATCACAGTATCACTGAGAAGGCGAATAAAACGTCGTTAATTTACAGCGTGTCCAATAAGCCCGGGGCGCTGCTCAGCACGCTGCAAAAGTTTGCCGAACACAATGTCAACTTGGTCAAGCTGGAATCGCGGCCACGACCGGGTCGGCCATGGGAGTACATGTTTTATGTTGATCTGGAGGGGAGCTTGGCGGATGAGAACGTTCAACAAGCGTTGGAGCAGTTGCGCGGCATGACTGAATTTATCAAAATCCTTGGCTCTTATCCGGCGTCGGCCTAA
- a CDS encoding M48 family metallopeptidase produces MTETHTMRCRYCGQLNQVKPEREGVAICGRCRLELSETPHKKFSSLDPHTYIHELDSQALAALKAVPGVDTVLKKFLALTYESYFRVVFMASCVKVSQRQYPDLYAKLEIAAKTLGLPVPDLFVSVADPFDGGVGFNAFSSGVEKPFIVINSLLVERLTDEELLSVIAHEVGHIHSQHMLYRSAALILLMLTRYAMLTGPVAAGMSTLLTLTLQAALLNWYQKSEFSADRAAMLVTQNAQTVQTALMKLAGGTLAAKVNYDEFLAQARQFDKSYDENVSDKIWTWIAAAQTTHPFPVWRVSEILKWINSGGYEKVLSQSSDSAS; encoded by the coding sequence ATGACTGAGACCCATACGATGCGCTGCCGCTACTGCGGTCAACTCAATCAAGTGAAACCTGAACGCGAAGGCGTGGCCATCTGTGGACGTTGTCGGTTGGAACTGTCGGAGACGCCGCACAAAAAGTTTTCCTCACTCGATCCGCATACCTACATTCACGAGCTGGACAGTCAAGCATTGGCCGCGCTGAAAGCGGTGCCGGGCGTGGATACGGTTCTGAAAAAGTTTCTGGCGCTCACATACGAAAGTTACTTCCGCGTCGTCTTCATGGCCAGTTGCGTAAAAGTCAGCCAACGACAATATCCCGACCTGTATGCCAAGCTGGAAATCGCAGCAAAGACACTTGGCCTGCCCGTGCCTGATCTGTTTGTCAGTGTGGCAGACCCGTTTGACGGAGGCGTTGGGTTCAATGCGTTTTCCAGCGGCGTGGAAAAGCCGTTCATTGTTATCAATTCGCTGCTGGTGGAACGATTGACTGATGAGGAATTACTCTCGGTCATCGCGCATGAAGTCGGACACATTCATTCGCAGCACATGCTCTATCGGTCGGCGGCGCTGATTTTGCTCATGCTGACCCGTTATGCCATGCTCACAGGGCCGGTCGCAGCGGGCATGTCCACACTGCTCACCCTGACGTTACAAGCTGCGTTGCTCAACTGGTACCAGAAGTCTGAATTCAGCGCGGACCGAGCAGCGATGCTGGTCACGCAAAACGCTCAAACTGTCCAAACAGCATTGATGAAACTGGCTGGCGGCACGCTTGCTGCCAAAGTCAACTACGATGAATTCCTCGCTCAAGCACGCCAGTTTGACAAAAGCTACGACGAAAATGTGTCGGACAAGATTTGGACGTGGATCGCCGCCGCCCAGACAACACATCCGTTTCCTGTGTGGCGCGTATCAGAAATACTGAAGTGGATCAACAGTGGCGGCTATGAAAAAGTGCTCAGCCAATCAAGCGATTCGGCATCGTGA
- a CDS encoding VWA domain-containing protein: MRVNKFLLVVVIFAPLMNPLLICIGQVSLRADLVLVPVSVRDKQGRAVTDLRADDFKLFDNGQPQRIVFFSSEQESDQLARPLELVLLLDSSRSISAILHQQRTAVTSLLNQLGEKTFVSLISFSRHPNVILDFTNQKERALTAFLQHQRLEGDTAIFDAVLFGLKQLSERPQDETRKIVIIISDGQDTASTIGFRQCLELAHEHGIAVYSILIPIYSPYGDRLVARRPVKGFRELAEETGGKFFQVGTVEAALNPSATIDLGPIFTAIVEDVRHQYYLGFYPPENNQPGFHRLDVRVTKKHTKVELKRRGYIARP; this comes from the coding sequence ATGCGTGTCAACAAATTTCTATTGGTCGTTGTGATCTTTGCGCCGCTGATGAACCCGCTCCTAATCTGCATCGGCCAGGTTTCATTGCGGGCAGACCTCGTGCTGGTCCCCGTGAGCGTTCGTGATAAACAAGGACGCGCGGTGACCGACTTACGCGCCGATGATTTCAAACTGTTCGACAACGGTCAGCCCCAACGCATTGTCTTTTTCTCATCGGAGCAGGAGTCAGACCAATTGGCGCGACCTCTTGAGCTGGTTTTGTTGCTGGATTCGAGCCGGAGTATCTCCGCCATCTTACATCAACAACGAACGGCCGTGACGAGCTTGCTCAACCAACTTGGAGAAAAAACCTTCGTCAGTCTCATTAGCTTCAGCCGGCATCCCAATGTGATACTTGATTTCACCAATCAGAAAGAGCGCGCGCTGACGGCTTTTCTTCAGCATCAACGCCTCGAAGGCGACACAGCCATTTTTGACGCCGTCTTGTTCGGGCTGAAACAACTGAGCGAGCGGCCGCAAGATGAGACCCGAAAGATCGTGATCATTATTTCCGATGGACAAGACACGGCCAGCACCATAGGATTTCGCCAGTGCTTAGAGCTGGCCCATGAGCATGGCATCGCCGTTTACTCGATACTGATTCCGATCTATTCGCCGTATGGTGATCGTCTCGTCGCGCGTCGCCCAGTCAAAGGATTTCGTGAGTTAGCCGAAGAGACCGGCGGCAAATTCTTTCAAGTCGGCACAGTTGAAGCTGCGCTGAACCCAAGCGCCACAATTGATCTTGGCCCCATCTTCACAGCCATCGTTGAAGATGTGCGGCATCAATACTACTTGGGCTTCTATCCGCCGGAAAACAACCAGCCCGGTTTCCACCGGTTGGACGTGCGCGTGACCAAGAAGCATACGAAAGTTGAGTTGAAGCGGAGGGGATACATAGCGAGGCCGTAG